The following coding sequences lie in one Capnocytophaga stomatis genomic window:
- the cydB gene encoding cytochrome d ubiquinol oxidase subunit II, which yields MELFWYIVLMFMLGMYVILDGYDFGAGIVHLFFAKTEEEKKAVTKAIGPFWDANEVWLIAGGGVLFFAFPTLYASSFSGFYLPLMMVLWLLIFRAIGLELRGQFHNSLWEGFWDKAFGIASLLLALFFGAALGNVVRGVNLGMVENGISTQEPHYFFLALWNPTFDPLAHQQGVIDWFTLLMGVLAVVTLTIHGANWVILKTSSSLNKRLRAIIFRLNFVLLFLVIISIMSWQYVRPVPFHNFKEHLWLWIFPIIAAVGLFGQFRIRTFKKDGTGFMFSTLFIFGSFATSVASLFPNLLPSTNEVNPSLTIYNTAANDYGLSVGLNWFIIAAILVIAYFVIQFRVFKGKLDNIDYGEH from the coding sequence ATGGAATTATTCTGGTATATTGTTTTGATGTTTATGTTGGGAATGTATGTCATTCTTGACGGATATGATTTTGGGGCAGGAATTGTGCATTTATTCTTTGCCAAAACTGAAGAAGAAAAGAAGGCAGTAACGAAAGCAATTGGACCTTTTTGGGATGCGAATGAAGTTTGGCTGATAGCCGGTGGCGGAGTGTTATTTTTTGCTTTCCCAACGCTGTATGCTTCTTCATTTAGTGGATTTTACCTACCTCTGATGATGGTTTTGTGGTTGCTGATTTTCAGGGCTATAGGGCTGGAGTTGCGTGGGCAATTTCACAATTCGTTATGGGAAGGATTTTGGGATAAAGCCTTCGGAATTGCGAGCTTGCTGTTGGCACTTTTCTTTGGGGCAGCATTAGGAAATGTTGTTCGGGGAGTAAATTTAGGAATGGTTGAAAATGGAATTTCTACTCAAGAGCCACATTATTTTTTCCTTGCCTTATGGAATCCGACTTTTGACCCTCTTGCTCATCAACAAGGTGTAATTGATTGGTTTACATTGCTTATGGGAGTTTTGGCTGTGGTAACTTTAACTATTCACGGAGCGAATTGGGTGATTTTGAAAACCTCCTCATCACTTAACAAACGTTTGAGAGCCATCATTTTCAGGCTGAATTTTGTTTTGTTATTTTTGGTGATTATTTCAATAATGTCGTGGCAATATGTTCGTCCTGTGCCTTTTCATAATTTTAAGGAACATTTGTGGTTATGGATTTTTCCGATAATTGCTGCGGTGGGGTTATTCGGTCAGTTTCGCATTCGGACTTTTAAAAAGGATGGCACTGGTTTTATGTTTTCCACACTGTTCATTTTTGGAAGTTTTGCAACCAGCGTGGCATCATTATTCCCGAATTTATTACCTTCCACCAATGAAGTAAATCCTTCGCTAACAATTTATAACACAGCAGCTAACGATTATGGTTTGAGTGTGGGGCTGAATTGGTTTATCATTGCAGCCATATTGGTAATTGCTTATTTTGTTATTCAATTCAGGGTATTCAAAGGAAAGTTAGACAATATAGATTACGGAGAACATTGA
- the secDF gene encoding protein translocase subunit SecDF, with protein MQNKGLIKLFALLFGLVSIFQLSFTYVANRVENKAKAFAEAKVSNTESNYVSKRERVESQYLDSMLGQDVYNIGVTKYTYAKVKDKELNRGLDLKGGINVILQISVKDILKGLANNTKDPIFNKSLAEADELLRKTDRTYLDLFFESYEKNGGKLASPDVFANKTLSEEINFQMSDSEVRPIIKRKVDESITSAFEVLRKRIDKFGVSQPNIQRLGSSGRILIELPGAKDVTRIKSLLQSTAQLEFWETFKNIDVLPYISAVNEHFKSTMKPQEAVNESTTSAIDSLLTDIKKDSTEQAKQVNPLFDLLKPVPTYEGSPVLFAVSLKDTAKVNSYLKSADAKRLLPANLQFAKFVWGKPSKDSDLVEMYALKGNRDNVAALTGNVITDAAQSFDVRNQPAVSMQMDGKGARIWESLTDKAFKEQGNIAIVLDDIVYSAPGVTNGAISGGRSEITGTFTLNEAIDLANVLRAGKLPAGADIVQSEVVGPSLGQEAIDSGMNSFLIAAVIIFAWMIFYYGRAGIYADIALLFNILLVFGVLASINAVLTLPGIAGIVLTIGMAIDANVLIFERVKEELDRGKGVSQAVSDGFGNALSSILDANITTGLTALILLAFGSGPIQGFATTLLIGIATTLFTAIFITRLLVDYSVEKKHNLTFSTNLTKNVLKNVNIDFIGKRKVGYIISAVAILISIVSLATKGLNQGIDFVGGRTYQIRFEHPVVPAEVSKELQPLIGNAEVKTFGAANQIKVATKYKVEEESTAVDNEIQELLYKGLQKFLPEGYSYEDFVGASTEDTLGIVQSMKVGPTIAEDIKSNAVWSVLGALVVIAFYILIRFRRWQFSLGTVVPSAHDVILVLGIFSLTYSFMPFNMEIDQAFIAAILTVVGYSLNDTVIIYDRIREYMHEPNWTKEKINTALNSTLSRTLNTSLTTLAVLVTIFIFGGETLRGFMFAMIVGVVVGTYSSIFIAAPMLYDTLDKKSKKEEESHS; from the coding sequence ATGCAAAACAAGGGACTTATTAAACTATTTGCACTTTTATTCGGACTTGTAAGCATCTTTCAGCTTTCATTTACGTATGTGGCAAATAGGGTGGAGAACAAAGCCAAGGCATTTGCTGAGGCAAAAGTGTCGAACACAGAGAGTAATTACGTTTCGAAACGAGAAAGAGTTGAATCTCAGTACTTAGACTCTATGTTGGGGCAAGATGTGTATAACATCGGAGTTACCAAATACACCTATGCAAAGGTGAAAGACAAAGAGTTAAACAGAGGTTTGGACTTGAAGGGAGGGATTAACGTAATCCTACAAATTTCTGTAAAAGACATATTAAAAGGTCTTGCTAATAATACAAAAGACCCCATTTTTAACAAATCATTAGCAGAAGCTGATGAACTATTACGAAAAACAGACCGTACGTACTTGGATTTATTCTTTGAATCGTATGAAAAAAATGGAGGTAAATTGGCTTCACCTGACGTTTTTGCTAACAAAACGTTAAGCGAAGAAATCAACTTCCAAATGTCTGATAGTGAAGTTCGTCCTATCATCAAAAGAAAGGTTGATGAGTCTATAACCTCGGCTTTTGAGGTATTGCGTAAACGTATTGATAAATTTGGTGTTTCGCAACCAAACATTCAGCGTTTAGGTTCTTCAGGTCGTATCTTAATCGAATTACCTGGAGCTAAGGATGTTACACGTATCAAATCGCTTTTGCAAAGTACAGCTCAGTTGGAGTTTTGGGAAACTTTCAAAAATATAGATGTTCTTCCTTACATAAGTGCTGTAAATGAGCATTTCAAATCAACAATGAAGCCACAAGAAGCTGTTAATGAATCTACTACAAGTGCAATTGATTCGCTTCTTACAGATATCAAAAAAGATTCAACAGAACAAGCCAAACAGGTTAATCCTTTGTTTGATTTGTTGAAGCCCGTACCTACTTATGAAGGTTCGCCTGTGCTTTTCGCTGTGAGTTTGAAAGACACGGCTAAAGTTAATAGTTACTTGAAATCTGCTGACGCAAAACGATTACTACCTGCTAATCTTCAATTTGCTAAATTCGTTTGGGGTAAACCTTCAAAAGATTCAGACTTAGTGGAAATGTATGCTTTGAAAGGCAATCGCGACAATGTAGCTGCCTTGACAGGAAATGTAATTACAGATGCGGCTCAATCTTTTGATGTGAGAAATCAGCCTGCTGTTTCAATGCAAATGGACGGAAAAGGAGCCAGAATTTGGGAAAGCCTTACAGACAAAGCATTTAAAGAACAAGGAAATATCGCTATCGTTTTAGATGATATCGTTTACTCTGCACCAGGTGTAACTAATGGAGCTATCTCTGGCGGTCGTTCAGAAATTACAGGTACCTTCACCCTAAATGAAGCTATCGACTTGGCTAACGTGCTTAGAGCAGGTAAATTACCCGCAGGAGCTGATATTGTTCAGTCAGAAGTAGTTGGACCATCACTTGGACAAGAAGCAATTGACAGCGGTATGAATTCATTCTTGATTGCAGCAGTAATCATTTTTGCTTGGATGATTTTCTACTATGGAAGAGCTGGTATTTATGCTGATATTGCATTGTTGTTCAACATTTTACTTGTATTTGGTGTGTTGGCAAGTATCAATGCGGTACTAACCTTACCGGGTATTGCGGGGATTGTGCTTACCATTGGTATGGCAATTGATGCTAATGTACTTATATTTGAGCGTGTTAAAGAGGAATTAGACAGAGGTAAAGGTGTTTCACAAGCCGTTTCCGACGGTTTTGGCAATGCCCTTTCATCAATCTTAGATGCCAACATTACAACTGGATTAACAGCACTTATCCTATTGGCTTTTGGTAGTGGACCTATTCAAGGATTCGCAACTACTTTGCTTATTGGTATCGCAACTACCTTGTTTACAGCTATTTTCATAACACGTTTATTAGTAGATTATAGTGTTGAAAAGAAACACAATTTAACATTCTCAACTAATCTTACTAAAAACGTACTGAAAAACGTTAATATTGATTTCATCGGAAAACGCAAAGTTGGTTATATTATTTCTGCAGTAGCTATTTTGATAAGTATAGTTTCTTTAGCTACTAAAGGATTAAATCAGGGTATTGATTTTGTGGGAGGTAGAACATACCAAATCCGTTTTGAACATCCGGTAGTTCCTGCGGAAGTTTCTAAAGAATTGCAACCGCTTATCGGAAATGCCGAGGTGAAAACTTTCGGAGCTGCAAACCAAATTAAGGTTGCCACCAAATATAAAGTGGAAGAAGAAAGTACTGCTGTAGATAACGAAATCCAAGAATTACTTTATAAAGGACTACAAAAATTCCTACCGGAAGGATATTCTTATGAAGATTTTGTGGGAGCTTCCACAGAGGACACTTTAGGAATTGTTCAGTCAATGAAAGTAGGTCCTACAATTGCGGAAGATATTAAAAGTAATGCCGTTTGGTCTGTGCTTGGAGCTTTAGTAGTAATTGCTTTTTATATTTTAATCCGATTCAGAAGATGGCAATTCTCTTTGGGAACTGTAGTACCTTCGGCTCACGATGTTATTTTGGTATTGGGTATTTTCTCTTTGACTTACAGTTTTATGCCTTTCAATATGGAAATTGACCAAGCTTTCATCGCTGCAATTTTGACAGTTGTAGGATATTCTTTGAACGATACTGTAATCATTTATGACCGTATTCGTGAGTATATGCACGAGCCTAACTGGACGAAAGAAAAAATCAATACAGCATTGAATAGCACCTTAAGCCGTACTTTGAATACTTCGCTTACTACATTGGCAGTACTCGTAACCATATTTATTTTTGGTGGAGAAACGCTAAGAGGATTTATGTTCGCTATGATTGTAGGAGTTGTTGTTGGTACATATTCATCTATATTTATCGCTGCACCAATGCTTTATGATACTTTAGATAAAAAGTCTAAAAAAGAGGAAGAATCACACTCATAG
- a CDS encoding M3 family metallopeptidase, whose translation MKHSNFLTSTALVLALVSCNENQSVKNETMEENPLLVESTLEYFAPDFSKIKDEHYRPALLKGMELQAERVKAIAENTEAPTFENTIVALEKSGEEFSRANRVFGALASAQTNDTIKNIQKELSPKFAAHSDAIYLNDKLFERIKNLYEKRENLNLDTESKKLLEHYYENFIISGANLSSADKETLKGYNSELASLQTEFNQILLEGNLASAQVFTDKNSLDGLSEETLKGLETEGKWKVPTFNTTQQPLLVDLKNRETRKQIFESAWNRTDGGKHNTNEVIKKIALLRAKKASLLGFKNYAEWALQQTMVKTPENIYQFFKDLVPASVGKAKNEAKEIQAQIKATGGDFQLAPYDWNFYAEQVRKAKYDLDENEIKPYFELKNALENGVFYAATKLYGITFKERKDIPVYHPDVVVYELFEEDGTKLGLFYGDFFARESKRGGAWMGNFVEQSKLLGKKPVIYNVCNYPKPANGAPALLSFDELTTLYHEFGHALHGFFANQQYASLSGTSVARDFVELPSQFHENWALHPEVLSNYAFHYQTKEAIPQSLVQKIKNASTFNQGYSFTEVLAAANLDLQWHTISADTKIDDVTAFEKEALKKTGLLLDEVPPRYRSSYFAHIFGGGYGAGYYSYQWTEMLHHDAYKWFEENGGLTRANGQRFRDMILSRGNTLDYEKMYLDFRGKEPSIESLLKARGLK comes from the coding sequence ATGAAACATTCTAATTTTTTAACCTCAACGGCTTTGGTACTTGCCTTAGTTAGTTGCAATGAAAATCAATCAGTTAAAAATGAAACTATGGAAGAAAATCCATTATTAGTTGAAAGTACGTTAGAGTACTTTGCCCCCGATTTTTCAAAAATCAAAGACGAACACTATCGTCCTGCATTGTTAAAAGGAATGGAATTGCAGGCAGAACGCGTTAAAGCCATTGCCGAAAATACGGAAGCACCAACGTTTGAAAACACGATAGTAGCTCTGGAAAAAAGTGGAGAAGAATTCAGCCGAGCAAACCGAGTTTTTGGAGCTTTAGCCTCTGCACAAACCAACGACACTATCAAAAATATTCAAAAAGAATTATCCCCTAAATTTGCCGCCCATTCCGATGCTATATATCTGAATGACAAACTTTTTGAGAGAATAAAAAACCTCTACGAAAAGCGTGAAAACTTAAATTTGGATACCGAATCTAAAAAATTATTGGAACATTATTATGAAAATTTCATAATTTCAGGTGCGAATCTGTCTTCGGCTGATAAAGAAACTTTGAAAGGATACAATTCCGAATTGGCTTCCTTACAAACCGAGTTTAATCAAATTTTGTTAGAAGGAAATTTAGCTTCTGCTCAAGTATTTACGGATAAAAACTCTCTTGACGGGTTGAGCGAAGAAACCTTAAAAGGGCTTGAAACAGAAGGAAAATGGAAAGTTCCCACGTTTAACACCACACAGCAACCTTTGCTTGTAGATTTGAAAAATAGAGAAACTCGCAAACAAATTTTTGAATCTGCGTGGAACAGAACCGACGGCGGGAAGCATAACACCAATGAAGTGATTAAAAAAATTGCTTTGCTTCGTGCCAAAAAAGCCAGTTTGTTAGGATTTAAAAACTATGCTGAATGGGCATTGCAACAAACAATGGTTAAAACTCCTGAAAATATCTATCAGTTTTTCAAGGACTTAGTCCCTGCTTCTGTTGGGAAAGCCAAAAATGAAGCTAAGGAAATTCAAGCTCAGATTAAAGCCACAGGCGGTGACTTTCAGCTTGCTCCATACGATTGGAATTTCTACGCTGAGCAAGTTCGTAAAGCAAAATATGACTTAGATGAAAATGAAATTAAGCCTTATTTTGAGCTGAAAAATGCTTTGGAAAACGGAGTCTTTTATGCAGCAACAAAACTATACGGAATTACTTTCAAAGAACGAAAAGACATTCCTGTTTATCATCCTGATGTTGTTGTATATGAGCTATTTGAAGAAGATGGAACTAAATTAGGACTTTTCTACGGCGATTTCTTTGCTCGCGAAAGCAAACGCGGTGGAGCTTGGATGGGAAATTTTGTTGAGCAATCTAAGTTATTAGGCAAAAAGCCTGTAATTTACAACGTTTGCAATTATCCAAAACCAGCCAATGGTGCCCCTGCTCTACTCTCTTTTGATGAATTAACGACACTTTACCACGAATTCGGTCACGCTTTACACGGATTTTTTGCCAATCAGCAATATGCTTCACTTTCAGGAACTTCTGTAGCTCGTGATTTTGTTGAGTTGCCTTCACAATTCCACGAGAATTGGGCTTTACATCCTGAAGTTTTAAGTAATTATGCTTTTCATTATCAAACAAAAGAGGCTATTCCGCAATCTTTAGTTCAAAAAATCAAAAATGCGAGTACTTTTAACCAAGGATATTCATTTACAGAGGTTTTGGCTGCAGCAAACTTAGATTTACAATGGCACACTATCTCTGCGGATACCAAAATTGATGACGTAACTGCTTTTGAAAAAGAAGCCTTGAAGAAAACAGGATTGTTATTAGATGAAGTTCCTCCGCGATATCGTTCTTCATATTTTGCTCACATTTTTGGAGGAGGATACGGTGCCGGCTACTATTCATATCAATGGACAGAAATGTTGCATCACGATGCTTATAAATGGTTTGAAGAAAATGGCGGACTTACCAGAGCTAACGGTCAGCGTTTCAGAGATATGATTCTTTCTCGTGGTAACACATTGGATTATGAAAAAATGTATTTAGACTTCCGTGGGAAAGAACCTTCTATTGAGTCGTTGCTCAAAGCCAGAGGATTGAAATAA
- a CDS encoding replication-associated recombination protein A, with amino-acid sequence MNTPLAERMRPQNLASYVGQEHLVGENGSLRKQIESGLLPSLIFWGPPGTGKTTLANIIAQQSNRSFFTLSAISSGIKEVREVIEQSKQIGGLFSAKNPIVFIDEIHRFNKTQQDSLLQAVEKGWITLIGATTENPSFEVIPALLSRCQVYILNAFDRNDLEKLLKNAIENDSILKSKNIKLTETEALLQLSGGDGRKLLNTFELIVNSSSENEIIEITNAKVFQIVQKNTVLYDKTGEQHYDIVSAFIKSIRGSDPNGAVYWLARMIEGGEDVKFIARRMLILASEDIGNANPTALILANNTFQAVTTIGYPEARIILSQCATYLASSPKSNASYVAINKAQQTVKQTGDLSVPIHLRNAPTKLMKELNYGKDYKYSHDYENNFAFQDFLPEELQGEKFYEPGNNQRENAMRAYLKNLWKERYDY; translated from the coding sequence ATGAATACACCTTTGGCAGAGCGTATGCGTCCGCAGAATTTGGCGTCGTATGTGGGGCAAGAGCATTTAGTAGGCGAAAATGGTTCTTTACGGAAACAAATTGAAAGTGGTTTGCTTCCCTCGCTTATATTTTGGGGACCTCCCGGAACGGGAAAAACAACACTTGCTAATATCATAGCTCAGCAAAGTAATCGTTCTTTTTTTACGTTAAGTGCCATTAGTTCAGGTATTAAGGAAGTTCGCGAAGTTATAGAACAATCCAAACAAATTGGAGGCTTGTTTTCTGCTAAAAATCCGATTGTTTTCATTGATGAAATTCATCGTTTTAACAAAACTCAACAAGATTCGCTACTGCAAGCTGTTGAAAAAGGGTGGATTACGCTTATCGGAGCAACTACGGAGAACCCGAGTTTTGAAGTAATTCCGGCTTTACTTTCACGTTGCCAAGTGTACATTCTCAATGCTTTTGACCGAAATGATTTGGAAAAACTGTTGAAAAATGCCATTGAGAACGATTCGATTTTGAAATCCAAAAACATAAAACTCACTGAAACAGAAGCTCTTTTGCAACTTTCCGGAGGCGATGGAAGGAAATTACTTAACACATTTGAATTAATCGTAAATTCTTCATCAGAAAATGAAATTATTGAAATAACAAATGCAAAAGTATTTCAAATTGTTCAAAAAAATACGGTTCTTTATGATAAAACAGGCGAACAACATTACGATATTGTTTCTGCTTTTATTAAATCTATTCGGGGGAGCGACCCAAACGGGGCGGTTTACTGGCTTGCTCGAATGATTGAAGGTGGTGAAGATGTGAAATTTATCGCCAGACGTATGCTTATTTTAGCTTCGGAAGATATTGGAAATGCAAACCCTACGGCACTCATTTTGGCTAATAATACTTTTCAGGCTGTGACAACGATTGGCTATCCCGAAGCAAGGATAATTCTCAGTCAATGTGCTACTTATCTGGCTTCCTCGCCTAAAAGTAATGCGTCTTATGTGGCAATAAATAAGGCACAACAAACAGTAAAACAAACAGGAGATTTATCCGTCCCGATTCATTTGCGTAATGCTCCAACCAAACTTATGAAGGAGTTGAATTATGGGAAAGATTACAAATATTCACACGATTACGAAAATAATTTTGCTTTTCAGGATTTTTTGCCGGAAGAATTACAAGGAGAAAAATTCTATGAACCGGGAAATAATCAGCGAGAAAACGCAATGCGTGCTTACTTAAAAAATTTGTGGAAGGAAAGGTATGATTACTGA
- the mazG gene encoding nucleoside triphosphate pyrophosphohydrolase: MNSREQQLQAFERLLNIMDDLREKCPWDRKQTLQSLRHLTIEETYELGDAILENNLQEIKKELGDLLLHIVFYSKIGSETNDFDIADVANSVCDKLIERHPHIYGNVKVENEEDVKRNWEKIKLKEGKKSVLEGVPNSLPALVKASRIQDKVAGVGFDWDSKEGVFDKIKEEINELHHEIEHKNKENIEKEFGDVLFSLINYARFLKINPEDALEKTNKKFIKRFQYLEKKAEEQGKHLKNMTLQEMESFWQEAKKED, from the coding sequence ATGAATTCCCGAGAACAACAACTGCAAGCCTTTGAACGTCTGCTCAATATAATGGATGATTTACGAGAAAAATGCCCTTGGGACAGAAAGCAAACCTTGCAATCACTTCGTCATCTAACCATTGAAGAAACTTACGAATTAGGCGATGCGATTTTAGAGAATAATTTGCAGGAAATCAAAAAAGAATTAGGCGATTTATTGCTCCATATTGTATTTTATTCAAAAATTGGCAGCGAAACCAACGATTTTGATATTGCTGATGTAGCTAATTCGGTTTGTGACAAACTCATCGAACGGCATCCTCATATTTACGGAAATGTTAAGGTTGAAAATGAGGAAGATGTGAAACGTAATTGGGAAAAAATCAAACTTAAAGAAGGTAAAAAAAGTGTTTTGGAAGGCGTGCCAAACAGTTTGCCCGCTTTGGTAAAGGCTTCTCGAATACAAGATAAAGTAGCTGGTGTTGGTTTTGATTGGGATTCAAAAGAAGGCGTATTTGATAAAATAAAAGAAGAAATCAATGAACTTCATCACGAAATTGAGCATAAAAACAAAGAAAACATTGAAAAGGAATTTGGCGACGTGCTTTTTAGCTTGATTAATTATGCAAGATTTCTGAAAATTAATCCCGAAGATGCTTTAGAAAAGACAAATAAAAAATTCATTAAACGATTCCAATATTTGGAAAAAAAAGCAGAAGAACAGGGTAAACACCTGAAAAATATGACTTTGCAAGAAATGGAGAGTTTCTGGCAAGAGGCCAAAAAAGAAGATTAA
- a CDS encoding zinc ribbon domain-containing protein, whose translation MTKKAEITVEEKLRMLYDLQLIDSQIDELQNVRGELPLEVSDLEDEVEGLKNRLSKFKEELEHLQSGIAEKKNIIEEAKILIKKYNTQQKNVRNNREYNSITKEIEFQELEIQLAEKRIKEGKAQVEQKKEAIKQVEEKKTQREAHLKHKKEELDSILAETEKEETFLREKAEEYAEQIEDRLLNAYRRIRGSVVNRLAVVPVERGASGGSFFTIPPQVQMEIAARKKIITDEHSGRILVDSALAEEEREKMEALFNSIK comes from the coding sequence ATGACAAAGAAAGCTGAAATTACAGTAGAAGAAAAGTTGAGAATGTTGTATGATTTACAACTTATTGACTCACAAATTGACGAATTGCAAAACGTACGAGGCGAGCTTCCGTTAGAGGTTTCAGACCTTGAAGACGAAGTTGAAGGACTTAAAAATCGCTTATCCAAATTCAAAGAAGAATTGGAGCATTTACAGTCTGGAATTGCCGAAAAGAAAAATATTATAGAAGAAGCTAAAATCTTGATTAAAAAGTACAACACACAACAAAAAAATGTACGCAACAATCGAGAATATAATTCCATCACCAAAGAAATTGAGTTTCAAGAACTTGAAATTCAATTAGCTGAAAAACGAATCAAAGAAGGAAAAGCTCAAGTTGAGCAAAAAAAGGAAGCCATCAAGCAAGTTGAGGAGAAAAAAACTCAACGTGAGGCTCACCTCAAACACAAAAAAGAGGAATTGGATTCTATCTTAGCGGAAACTGAAAAAGAAGAAACTTTCCTTAGAGAAAAAGCAGAGGAATACGCAGAGCAAATTGAAGACCGCTTGCTGAACGCTTATCGCAGAATTCGCGGAAGCGTGGTGAATCGCTTGGCGGTTGTTCCTGTAGAGCGTGGAGCTTCAGGAGGTTCATTTTTTACAATTCCGCCACAAGTGCAAATGGAAATCGCTGCTCGTAAAAAAATCATCACTGATGAACATAGCGGACGCATTTTGGTAGATTCGGCTCTTGCTGAGGAAGAAAGAGAAAAAATGGAAGCTCTTTTCAACAGCATAAAATAA
- a CDS encoding Nif3-like dinuclear metal center hexameric protein, whose product MKVKDITQKIEQLSPLSYAEGFDNVGLLVGNPQMNVTKVLITLDTLEEVVDEAIEKQCNLIVSFHPIIFGGIKNITGKNYVERVVMKAIKNDIAIYSMHTALDNMFLGVNSAICDALELKNRAILIPQKHTIRKLVTYVPHNHAETLRKALFESGAGEIGNYSNCSFNLEGYGTFKGNDDSNPAIGEKNLLHTENETQINVIFPKHLESKILKTLKENHPYEEVAYEIYVLENIHQHIGMGMVGELENAISEKDFLSYLKTKMQTDCIRHSVFIGKKIKKIAVLGGSGAFAIDAAKATKADAFVSADFKYHDFFKAENQILLADIGHFESEQFTKMLLYDYLTKKFPNFAVVLSDINTNPIKYYQ is encoded by the coding sequence ATGAAAGTAAAAGATATTACCCAAAAGATAGAGCAACTAAGTCCGTTGTCATACGCGGAAGGTTTTGATAATGTAGGTTTACTTGTAGGTAATCCTCAGATGAATGTAACCAAAGTTTTGATAACGTTGGACACCCTTGAAGAAGTTGTTGATGAAGCCATTGAAAAGCAATGTAACCTGATTGTTAGCTTCCACCCTATTATTTTCGGCGGAATAAAAAATATCACGGGCAAAAACTACGTAGAACGTGTGGTAATGAAAGCTATCAAAAATGATATTGCTATTTACAGTATGCACACAGCCTTGGATAATATGTTTTTGGGAGTAAATTCGGCAATATGTGATGCTTTGGAACTTAAAAACAGAGCCATTTTAATTCCTCAAAAACACACAATTCGCAAACTTGTAACGTATGTTCCTCACAACCACGCCGAAACATTACGAAAAGCATTGTTTGAATCAGGAGCTGGCGAAATTGGTAATTATAGCAATTGTAGTTTCAATTTGGAAGGATACGGAACATTTAAAGGCAATGATGATTCCAACCCTGCCATTGGCGAGAAAAATCTCTTACATACTGAAAATGAAACACAAATAAACGTTATCTTCCCAAAACATCTTGAAAGTAAAATACTGAAAACTTTGAAAGAAAATCATCCCTATGAAGAGGTTGCCTATGAAATTTATGTTTTGGAAAATATTCATCAGCATATAGGAATGGGAATGGTTGGCGAGCTTGAAAATGCGATAAGTGAAAAAGATTTCTTGAGTTATTTGAAAACAAAAATGCAAACCGATTGCATTCGGCATTCTGTTTTTATAGGAAAAAAAATCAAAAAAATTGCTGTATTGGGCGGAAGTGGAGCTTTTGCCATTGACGCAGCCAAAGCAACCAAAGCCGATGCTTTTGTAAGTGCAGACTTCAAGTATCACGACTTTTTCAAAGCCGAAAACCAGATTTTACTTGCCGATATTGGTCATTTTGAAAGCGAACAATTCACAAAAATGCTTTTATATGATTATCTTACAAAAAAATTTCCTAACTTTGCCGTCGTTTTATCGGACATAAACACAAATCCTATCAAGTATTACCAGTAG